The following coding sequences are from one Aeromicrobium duanguangcaii window:
- a CDS encoding ribonuclease J yields MSHMHTELPTPAPLAPGAMRVVPLGGLGEIGRNMTVFEFDGKLLIVDCGVLFPEEHQPGVDLILPDFGPIRDRLDDIVGLVLTHGHEDHIGGVPYLLRERGNIPVIGSKLTLALLAPKLKEHRLKDVPMHVVSENDVESFGPFECEFVAVNHSIPDALAVAIKTAAGVALHTGDFKMDQLPLDGRITDLRAFARLGEAGVDLFLTDSTNAEVPGFTTAEKSITPAIDAVFARSKKRIIVASFASHIHRVQQVLDAAVKHNRKVAYVGRSMVRNMQIARELGYLNVPDGVVVDKIDAAPPEQMVLMSTGSQGEPMAALSRIANRTHPQVHLEPGDTVLLASSLIPGNENAIYRVIDGLTKLGANVVHKGNALVHVSGHASAGELLYCYNIVQPSNVMPVHGEIRHLHSNASLARQTGVPNTIIAEDGYAVDLVDGHASIVGAYDVGYVYVDGSSIGDVTDSDLKDRRTLAAEGFISVIAVIDSATGKIVSGPEIHARGLAEDDAVFDAIHPKVVSALEEALADGARDTDALQQVMRRVVGSFAGRRLRRRPLIIPIVLEA; encoded by the coding sequence ATGAGCCATATGCACACCGAACTTCCGACCCCCGCACCTCTCGCGCCGGGCGCCATGCGCGTCGTCCCCTTGGGGGGACTGGGCGAGATCGGCCGCAACATGACCGTCTTCGAGTTCGACGGCAAGCTGCTGATCGTCGACTGCGGCGTGCTCTTCCCCGAGGAGCACCAGCCGGGCGTCGACCTGATCCTGCCCGACTTCGGTCCGATCCGGGACCGCCTCGACGACATCGTCGGCCTGGTCCTGACCCACGGTCACGAGGACCACATCGGCGGTGTCCCGTACCTGTTGCGCGAACGCGGGAACATCCCCGTCATCGGCTCCAAGCTGACGCTGGCGCTGCTCGCGCCGAAGCTCAAGGAGCACCGTCTGAAGGACGTGCCGATGCACGTCGTCAGCGAGAACGACGTCGAGTCCTTCGGCCCGTTCGAGTGCGAGTTCGTGGCCGTCAACCACTCCATCCCCGATGCCCTGGCCGTCGCCATCAAGACCGCCGCCGGCGTCGCCCTGCACACGGGCGACTTCAAGATGGACCAGCTGCCGCTCGACGGCCGCATCACCGACCTGCGCGCGTTCGCCCGCCTCGGTGAGGCCGGCGTCGACCTGTTCCTGACCGACTCCACCAACGCCGAGGTCCCCGGGTTCACGACGGCCGAGAAGTCGATCACCCCGGCCATCGACGCCGTCTTCGCCCGCAGCAAGAAGCGCATCATCGTGGCGTCCTTCGCGTCGCACATCCACCGCGTGCAGCAGGTGCTGGACGCCGCGGTCAAGCACAACCGCAAGGTCGCGTACGTGGGCCGGTCGATGGTCCGCAACATGCAGATCGCCCGCGAGCTGGGCTACCTCAACGTGCCCGACGGCGTCGTGGTCGACAAGATCGATGCCGCTCCGCCGGAGCAGATGGTGCTCATGTCCACCGGCTCGCAGGGCGAGCCGATGGCGGCCCTGTCGCGCATCGCGAACCGCACGCACCCGCAGGTGCACCTCGAGCCCGGTGACACCGTGCTGCTCGCGTCGTCGCTGATCCCGGGCAACGAGAACGCGATCTACCGCGTGATCGACGGCCTGACGAAGCTGGGTGCGAACGTCGTCCACAAGGGCAACGCGTTGGTGCACGTGTCCGGTCACGCCTCGGCCGGCGAGCTGCTCTACTGCTACAACATCGTCCAGCCGTCGAACGTCATGCCCGTGCACGGCGAGATCCGCCACCTGCACTCCAACGCGTCGCTGGCCCGCCAGACCGGCGTGCCGAACACGATCATCGCCGAGGACGGCTACGCGGTCGACCTGGTCGACGGCCACGCCAGCATCGTCGGCGCGTACGACGTGGGCTACGTCTACGTCGACGGGTCCTCGATCGGCGACGTCACCGACTCCGACCTCAAGGACCGCCGCACGCTGGCGGCCGAGGGCTTCATCTCGGTCATCGCCGTCATCGACTCGGCCACCGGCAAGATCGTCAGCGGGCCCGAGATCCACGCCCGCGGCCTGGCCGAGGACGACGCGGTGTTCGACGCGATCCACCCGAAGGTCGTCTCCGCTCTCGAGGAGGCGCTCGCGGACGGGGCCCGGGACACCGACGCCCTGCAGCAGGTCATGCGTCGCGTCGTCGGCTCGTTCGCGGGTCGTCGTCTGCGTCGCCGGCCGCTGATCATCCCGATCGTGCTGGAGGCCTGA
- the dapA gene encoding 4-hydroxy-tetrahydrodipicolinate synthase codes for MTSPLATEAAPFGRLLTAMATPFTPDGELDLDAAAALAQHLVESGSDGIVVSGTTGESPTTTGEEDGRLLAAVLEAVGDRATIVAGVGTNDTRHTVELAEQAVRVGAHGLLLVSPYYSKPPQAGILANIDAVVAAAGDTPIMLYDILGRTAVEISEATYAELESRRTVVAVKDASGDLARGARLRANSSLALYAGDDALALPWLALGAVGVVSVVSHVAAGPIKDLIAAVDAGDLVRARQIDNELLPLIAAIMGQTQGAIAVKAALVELGVIPHAGVRLPLTPATDEQVQVIRAALKDADLLA; via the coding sequence ATGACGTCTCCGCTCGCCACCGAGGCCGCGCCGTTCGGCCGTCTCCTCACCGCGATGGCCACTCCGTTCACTCCTGACGGTGAGCTCGACCTCGACGCCGCCGCGGCGTTGGCGCAGCACCTGGTCGAGAGCGGCAGCGACGGCATCGTCGTCAGCGGCACCACCGGCGAGTCGCCCACCACGACCGGCGAGGAGGACGGCCGGCTGCTGGCCGCCGTGCTCGAGGCCGTCGGCGACCGCGCCACGATCGTGGCCGGCGTCGGCACGAACGACACGCGCCACACCGTCGAGCTGGCCGAGCAGGCCGTCCGCGTGGGCGCCCACGGCCTCCTGCTGGTCTCGCCGTACTACAGCAAGCCCCCGCAGGCCGGCATCCTCGCCAACATCGACGCGGTCGTGGCCGCGGCGGGTGACACGCCGATCATGCTCTATGACATCCTCGGCCGGACCGCGGTCGAGATCAGCGAGGCGACGTACGCCGAGCTGGAGTCGCGCCGGACCGTCGTCGCCGTCAAGGACGCCTCCGGCGACCTGGCGCGCGGCGCCCGCCTGCGCGCCAACTCGAGCCTGGCGCTGTACGCCGGCGACGACGCGCTGGCCCTGCCGTGGCTCGCGCTCGGCGCGGTCGGTGTCGTCAGCGTGGTCAGCCACGTCGCCGCCGGCCCCATCAAGGACCTCATCGCGGCGGTCGACGCCGGTGATCTGGTGCGTGCGCGCCAGATCGACAACGAACTTCTGCCCCTGATCGCAGCGATCATGGGCCAGACGCAGGGTGCGATCGCCGTCAAGGCGGCGCTCGTCGAACTCGGCGTCATCCCTCACGCGGGCGTGCGACTGCCGCTCACTCCCGCGACGGACGAACAAGTCCAGGTCATTCGAGCGGCACTCAAGGACGCTGATCTACTGGCATGA
- a CDS encoding thioesterase family protein translates to MTDHYPQDITATRADDGTLSLAVTDRWNTPLGKPNGGWVLASMLRTAMDTTDVGRPVVASITYFASPEPGTTATLTVTPVKMGRRVQTVEVDLAHGDKPLARMTASFAADHHGLTQELGTPPQLPSPDGLPDPRDLGLPTDGLFGRVEFRMPVTPGWADGKPSGDPTAELWQRLDGGTAIDWPAVALLTDTSPPPVLELGRLVSMTVQLTVHFHRLPEPGTWVASRFTTRHIADGFHEEDGELWDEQGRLVAQSRQLAILL, encoded by the coding sequence GTGACCGACCACTATCCACAGGACATCACCGCGACCCGCGCCGACGACGGCACGTTGAGCCTGGCGGTGACCGATCGCTGGAACACTCCCCTGGGCAAGCCGAACGGCGGTTGGGTGCTGGCGTCGATGCTCCGCACCGCGATGGACACCACCGACGTGGGCCGTCCCGTCGTCGCCTCGATCACCTACTTCGCGTCTCCCGAGCCCGGGACCACCGCCACGCTGACCGTGACGCCGGTGAAGATGGGGCGCCGGGTCCAGACCGTCGAGGTCGACCTCGCGCACGGCGACAAGCCGCTGGCCCGCATGACCGCCAGCTTCGCCGCGGACCACCACGGACTCACCCAGGAGCTCGGCACGCCGCCGCAGCTGCCCTCCCCGGACGGACTGCCCGATCCCCGCGACCTGGGCCTGCCCACCGACGGCCTCTTCGGGCGGGTCGAGTTCCGCATGCCCGTCACCCCCGGCTGGGCCGACGGCAAGCCGTCCGGCGACCCCACCGCCGAGCTGTGGCAGCGACTCGACGGCGGGACTGCCATCGACTGGCCCGCCGTGGCGCTGCTGACCGACACCTCTCCCCCGCCGGTCCTGGAGCTGGGCCGGCTCGTCTCCATGACGGTGCAGCTGACGGTCCACTTCCACCGGCTGCCCGAGCCCGGCACGTGGGTCGCGTCCCGCTTCACCACCCGCCACATCGCCGACGGCTTCCACGAGGAGGACGGCGAGCTGTGGGACGAGCAGGGGCGACTGGTGGCCCAGTCGCGCCAGCTCGCGATCCTGCTCTGA
- a CDS encoding VOC family protein, producing MAHGDITHIDIPTSDHRRAQDFYGALFGWKFVEHPGFEGYPMWQAPNEISGGGFAPRSPGFTQPRSYVEVDSIDDTLATARDRGARVVMERQSISDTSWWAVIEDPDGNVVGLYEGVTDVSD from the coding sequence ATGGCACACGGCGACATCACCCACATCGACATCCCGACCTCCGACCACCGACGGGCCCAGGACTTCTACGGCGCCCTCTTCGGCTGGAAGTTCGTGGAGCATCCCGGCTTCGAGGGCTATCCCATGTGGCAGGCCCCGAACGAGATCAGCGGCGGCGGCTTCGCGCCCCGGTCACCCGGGTTCACGCAGCCGCGCTCGTACGTCGAGGTGGACTCCATCGACGACACCCTGGCCACGGCACGCGACCGCGGCGCGCGGGTCGTGATGGAGCGTCAGTCCATCTCCGACACCAGTTGGTGGGCCGTGATCGAGGACCCCGACGGCAACGTGGTCGGGCTCTACGAGGGCGTCACCGACGTCTCGGACTGA
- a CDS encoding dihydrofolate reductase codes for MGVTIVVAVGENGVIGRDGGMPWPRTGDMRQFKEITWGHPMVMGRATYEAIGRPLPGRTSIVLTRRGDWDPGDPAVIVAADLDTALTRAAEIDERVFLVGGATVYDEALERGLVDELVVTHVPLSPEGDAFFGPVDPEVWRETEREAHAGTPDYEIATYVRR; via the coding sequence ATGGGCGTCACGATCGTGGTGGCCGTCGGCGAGAACGGGGTCATCGGCCGCGACGGCGGCATGCCCTGGCCCCGCACCGGTGACATGCGCCAGTTCAAGGAGATCACCTGGGGCCACCCCATGGTGATGGGCCGGGCCACGTACGAGGCCATCGGCCGTCCGCTGCCCGGACGCACCTCCATCGTGCTGACGCGGCGCGGCGACTGGGATCCGGGCGATCCCGCGGTGATCGTGGCGGCCGACCTCGACACGGCGCTGACGCGGGCCGCCGAGATCGACGAGCGGGTCTTCCTCGTCGGCGGCGCGACGGTCTACGACGAGGCGCTCGAGCGCGGCCTCGTCGACGAGCTGGTGGTCACCCACGTCCCCCTCAGCCCCGAGGGCGACGCCTTTTTCGGTCCGGTCGATCCCGAGGTCTGGCGCGAGACGGAGCGCGAGGCCCACGCCGGCACACCCGACTACGAGATCGCCACGTACGTGCGCCGCTGA
- a CDS encoding thymidylate synthase has translation MQAYLDLVRRILDEGVAKGDRTGTGTRSVFGHQMRFDLAEGFPVVTTKKVHLKSVVAELLWFIAGDTNTQYLRDNGVTIWDEWADDNGDLGPIYGYQWRSWPTPGGEHIDQLRGVIEAIKADPNSRRHIVSAWNVADLDAMALAPCHAFFQFYVADGKLSCQLYQRSADVFLGVPFNIASYALLTHMVAQVTGLEPGEFIWTGGDCHLYVNHLDQAREQLTRDPLPLPTLRLDPAVTDIDGFTLDSISVEDYRSHPAIKAPIAV, from the coding sequence ATGCAGGCCTACCTCGATCTCGTCCGCCGCATCCTCGACGAGGGGGTCGCCAAGGGCGACCGCACGGGCACCGGAACGCGCAGCGTCTTCGGGCACCAGATGCGGTTCGACCTGGCCGAGGGCTTCCCGGTCGTCACGACCAAGAAGGTCCACCTCAAGAGCGTCGTCGCCGAGCTGCTGTGGTTCATCGCCGGCGACACCAACACGCAGTACCTGCGCGACAACGGCGTCACGATCTGGGACGAGTGGGCCGACGACAACGGCGACCTCGGCCCCATCTACGGCTACCAGTGGCGCTCCTGGCCGACGCCCGGCGGCGAGCACATCGACCAGCTCCGCGGCGTCATCGAGGCGATCAAGGCCGACCCGAACTCCCGTCGTCACATCGTCAGCGCCTGGAACGTGGCCGACCTCGACGCGATGGCCCTGGCTCCGTGCCACGCGTTCTTCCAGTTCTACGTGGCGGACGGCAAGCTCAGCTGCCAGCTCTACCAGCGCTCCGCCGACGTGTTCCTGGGCGTGCCGTTCAACATCGCCTCCTACGCGCTGCTGACGCACATGGTCGCCCAGGTGACGGGCCTCGAGCCGGGAGAGTTCATCTGGACCGGCGGCGACTGCCACCTGTACGTCAACCACCTCGACCAGGCGCGCGAGCAGCTGACCCGCGACCCGCTCCCGCTGCCGACGCTGCGGCTCGACCCGGCGGTCACCGACATCGACGGGTTCACGCTCGACTCGATCTCGGTCGAGGACTACCGCTCCCATCCCGCCATCAAGGCGCCGATCGCCGTCTGA